Proteins from one Scyliorhinus canicula chromosome 6, sScyCan1.1, whole genome shotgun sequence genomic window:
- the adi1 gene encoding 1,2-dihydroxy-3-keto-5-methylthiopentene dioxygenase, which yields MEAWYVDDSAEDQRKPHKRQPNVAVTLPELEQCGILTWKMDADNYEKDPELQKIRKERNYSWMDIVNIHKDTMPNYEEKIKTFFQEHIHLDEEIRYILDGSGYFDVRDKHDKWIRIAMKKGDMITLPAGIYHRFTLDENNYVKAMRLFVGEPVWTPHYRPADEFEARKKYVQFLSQKF from the exons ATGGAAGCCTGGTACGTGGACGACTCGGCTGAAGACCAGCGGAAGCCTCACAAGCGCCAGCCCAATGTCGCGGTGACCCTGCCGGAACTGGAGCAATGCGGCATCTTGACCTGGAAG ATGGACGCTGATAATTATGAGAAAGATCCGGAGCTGCAGAAGATTCGCAAAGAGAGGAATTACTCCTGGATGGATATAGTAAATATCCACAAAGATACCATGCCGAATTATGAGGAAAAG ATTAAGACCTTCTTCCAGGAGCACATTCACTTGGATGAAGAAATTCGCTACATCCTTGATGGGAGTGGATACTTTGATGTGCGAGATAAACATGACAAATGGATCCGAATTGCCATGAAGAAAGGAGACATGATCACGCTTCCTGCGGGAATCTATCACCGATTCACGCTGGACGAGAAT AATTACGTGAAGGCTATGAGGCTGTTCGTTGGAGAGCCAGTTTGGACACCTCATTATCGCCCAGCTGATGAATTTGAAGCCCGCAAGAAATATGTTCAATTTCTTAGCCAAAAATTTTAA